A single region of the Blastopirellula marina genome encodes:
- a CDS encoding CHAT domain-containing protein, with product MFHARKRTKLVLLLICATAFAVVPVNLMAGEQEDAAALRNATLQMNAAGKFADAKKLSLKELELNKKLYGDRDIRTAVNYLVLGQIDLGLGDNKSALTNFQQSLKLQRSLKDRSQFNESAYINCVIMEANTLTKLQVLAPAAASFEEALDRQVKMAGDDDLMAAYLRSNLGFVLTKLRRLDEARTHLEKALKVRSEKLGEQHPETLACLTNLASVKVEQGDYQGAKADFEMILNSKLAQPGGATADVALAKNNLGETLNRLGDYAAARQHFQEALVICEKTAGKESELTVTLLNNIGRLERETGELDAATLHLLAALQTSQKVLGAAHDKTAISADNLGQVFQEKQDYPRARSLFDAAFKIRLAVFGAKHPQTAYCMDVLGEFFRHTGNLEEARKYHEEALKIRRESLGDEHSETALSMLHLSHVLASQGEFDTAQRGYEKALEVSRKVNGENHATTGLMVGGLGVLHSLKGEYEESLRYAQLALEIAQNTRGAEHGNATVALMNLGYLHYKLGNYDKAEEFLQEAQEIMTESLPPESYLLVNGQTTLATVFAANGKWEQALDLFDQSQKAKAQSTHVLLASSSSREQEQLRLGLIGSLAKALSVARQHSDQPEVASKSAEWVLNGKSMTTEILAKQTQLTMHSDDPDLRDKIAKLKEVRGTIAAITMASSSPASRASRQSVLQVMTEAENQLSGEIARKQGRNEVTPGWISLNDIRSQLKPNQVFINILQPVTFNLSAKGTEAMGEPERYLAWIIPAENQGEVQLVDLGPSAVINAKITDVRTVIGDTQLLASKKESEATKQCKTALQEVAGLVWQPLKDKLPEATNQLIISPDSTLWLLPWAALPGNEAHYLVEDYQVQYVGSGRELLPKEEKTSTRIPLIFADPDYDLSPADSKAALAKIFRNPAPKSSITDRFAVQTKLPPVGRLPGTKEEAAAVTPSIEKIGGGAPKSFLGEAALEGVVKRVTGPKILLLSTHGFFLPEPKLEPQILARLSSPLKQEYATIQQVDNPLLRCGVLMAGCNNPPVDLDDGILTGMEVIDIDLQGTELVVLSACETGVGDVRTGDGIAGLCQAFQIAGAQRVVSTLWPVSDRETAILMSNFFQQIADGDSHADALRNAQLECIRRHREENSAAHPFYWACWTLIEN from the coding sequence ATGTTTCACGCACGGAAACGAACCAAGCTCGTTCTGCTGTTGATTTGTGCCACGGCTTTCGCAGTTGTTCCAGTCAACCTAATGGCAGGCGAGCAAGAAGACGCGGCAGCGCTTCGTAATGCGACACTGCAGATGAATGCCGCCGGAAAGTTCGCTGATGCGAAGAAGCTTTCGCTCAAAGAACTAGAGCTTAATAAGAAACTGTACGGAGATCGCGATATCCGGACTGCCGTCAACTATCTGGTCCTAGGCCAGATTGACTTGGGGCTGGGTGACAACAAGAGTGCCCTTACGAATTTCCAGCAGTCGCTCAAGCTCCAGCGTAGTTTGAAGGATCGCAGCCAATTCAATGAGAGTGCCTACATCAACTGCGTGATTATGGAAGCCAACACGCTTACGAAACTGCAGGTACTTGCTCCGGCGGCCGCGTCCTTCGAGGAAGCGTTGGACCGCCAAGTGAAAATGGCCGGGGACGATGACCTGATGGCCGCCTACCTGCGGTCGAATCTGGGATTCGTGTTAACCAAGCTGCGTCGGCTGGATGAGGCTCGTACCCATTTAGAGAAAGCCCTGAAGGTTCGCAGCGAAAAGCTGGGAGAGCAACATCCCGAGACACTGGCATGCTTAACCAATCTGGCATCCGTCAAAGTCGAACAAGGTGACTACCAAGGCGCCAAAGCCGATTTTGAAATGATTCTTAATAGCAAGCTTGCACAGCCTGGGGGTGCGACTGCCGATGTCGCCTTAGCCAAGAACAACCTTGGCGAGACGCTGAACCGCTTAGGGGACTACGCGGCGGCCAGGCAACATTTTCAGGAAGCCCTCGTCATCTGCGAGAAGACCGCTGGCAAAGAAAGCGAACTCACCGTCACGCTTCTCAACAATATCGGCCGGCTCGAACGCGAAACGGGCGAACTAGATGCGGCAACGCTGCATTTACTCGCCGCACTGCAGACTTCGCAAAAAGTCTTGGGTGCCGCGCACGACAAAACGGCGATCAGTGCCGATAATCTGGGCCAGGTATTCCAGGAAAAACAAGACTACCCACGTGCGCGCAGCCTGTTTGACGCCGCCTTTAAGATTCGTCTGGCCGTCTTTGGAGCTAAACATCCGCAAACGGCCTATTGCATGGACGTCCTGGGCGAATTCTTCCGTCATACAGGCAATTTGGAAGAAGCCCGTAAGTATCACGAAGAGGCGCTGAAGATTCGTCGTGAAAGCCTTGGCGACGAACATAGCGAGACAGCTCTTTCGATGCTGCATCTATCGCATGTCCTGGCATCTCAAGGAGAATTCGACACGGCTCAACGTGGCTATGAAAAAGCCCTGGAAGTGTCACGCAAGGTCAACGGCGAGAATCATGCGACAACGGGCTTGATGGTCGGCGGGCTTGGCGTTTTGCACTCATTAAAAGGTGAATACGAAGAGTCGCTGCGCTACGCCCAGCTTGCTTTGGAGATCGCCCAAAACACTCGCGGGGCCGAACATGGCAATGCAACTGTTGCCCTGATGAACCTGGGCTACCTCCATTACAAATTAGGGAACTACGACAAGGCCGAAGAGTTTCTGCAAGAAGCTCAGGAAATCATGACCGAGAGTCTTCCTCCGGAGAGCTACCTGCTGGTCAACGGCCAAACCACCTTGGCGACCGTGTTCGCGGCAAATGGGAAGTGGGAACAGGCCTTAGACTTGTTCGATCAATCGCAAAAAGCCAAAGCTCAGTCGACACACGTACTATTGGCTTCTTCCAGTTCCCGCGAGCAAGAACAACTTCGGCTGGGGCTCATTGGTAGTCTCGCCAAGGCCTTGTCCGTCGCACGGCAGCACTCGGACCAACCAGAGGTCGCGTCCAAGTCGGCCGAATGGGTCTTAAACGGCAAGTCGATGACCACCGAGATCCTGGCGAAACAGACCCAACTGACCATGCATTCCGACGATCCTGATCTGCGCGACAAGATCGCCAAGCTAAAAGAAGTTCGTGGAACGATCGCCGCCATCACGATGGCTTCATCGAGCCCTGCCTCACGCGCCAGCCGCCAGTCCGTGCTGCAAGTGATGACCGAAGCCGAGAACCAACTGAGTGGTGAAATCGCGCGCAAGCAGGGCCGCAATGAGGTAACTCCAGGCTGGATCTCCCTCAATGATATCCGCAGCCAACTGAAACCTAACCAGGTCTTCATTAACATCCTTCAACCGGTAACGTTCAATCTGTCGGCCAAAGGGACCGAAGCGATGGGCGAACCAGAACGCTATTTGGCATGGATCATTCCGGCAGAAAATCAAGGAGAGGTTCAATTGGTCGACCTGGGACCATCCGCAGTGATCAATGCCAAGATTACAGACGTACGAACTGTCATTGGCGATACACAGCTACTGGCTTCCAAGAAGGAAAGCGAGGCGACCAAGCAGTGCAAAACGGCACTTCAGGAGGTTGCTGGCCTGGTATGGCAGCCCTTGAAGGACAAACTCCCCGAGGCAACCAATCAGTTGATCATCAGTCCAGATTCAACACTTTGGCTCCTTCCCTGGGCCGCTTTGCCTGGCAACGAGGCCCACTATCTGGTCGAGGACTATCAGGTGCAATACGTTGGCAGCGGCCGAGAACTCCTGCCCAAAGAAGAAAAGACGAGTACGCGAATCCCCTTGATTTTCGCCGATCCAGATTACGACCTATCGCCGGCCGACTCCAAAGCGGCCCTGGCCAAGATATTCCGCAATCCCGCTCCCAAGAGCAGCATCACCGACCGTTTCGCTGTTCAAACCAAGTTGCCACCAGTGGGGCGTTTGCCTGGTACCAAAGAAGAAGCGGCGGCTGTCACCCCGAGTATCGAGAAAATCGGGGGTGGAGCACCCAAGTCGTTCCTGGGGGAAGCAGCGCTCGAAGGGGTGGTAAAGCGAGTCACAGGGCCGAAGATTCTGCTACTGAGCACGCATGGCTTCTTTCTACCAGAACCCAAGCTCGAACCACAGATACTCGCGCGACTCAGCAGCCCGCTGAAGCAAGAGTATGCAACCATCCAACAAGTCGATAACCCTCTTCTTCGCTGCGGCGTGTTGATGGCCGGCTGCAACAACCCCCCGGTCGATCTCGATGATGGGATTCTCACGGGAATGGAAGTCATCGATATCGACCTGCAAGGGACCGAACTGGTCGTGCTTAGTGCCTGCGAAACAGGCGTCGGCGATGTCAGAACAGGAGACGGCATCGCAGGGCTTTGCCAGGCTTTTCAAATCGCTGGTGCCCAAAGAGTTGTCTCAACACTTTGGCCCGTATCCGACCGCGAAACGGCGATTCTCATGTCAAACTTTTTTCAGCAGATCGCCGATGGCGACTCGCATGCAGACGCATTACGAAATGCCCAACTCGAGTGTATCCGTCGCCACCGAGAAGAGAACTCCGCAGCCCATCCCTTCTACTGGGCATGCTGGACGCTGATCGAGAATTGA
- a CDS encoding glutamine synthetase family protein: protein MESDFLNSLDDDIRFVRVLWTDNANIIRGKAIHRRALDHYLDNGIGITAASQAMPAMYDAVIPETGLGPIGEIRLIPDFETLTPLPYAPGHARVMGDMVLDGEPWPLCPRGFLRRIADDAALYGFEVMAGFENEFFLLQTTPDGRIAPADDTVFATTLSMDLARPVIDDIVEALIDQSVPIELYYPESGPGQHELSAACTTLTQAADWQVVFRETVHAVAARHGLKASFLPKVYADKAGCGCHLHLSLWKDGENIFPDPSGPGELSETALSFLAGVLEHLPALAAVVAPSPNSYRRLQPHYWSGAYRCWGLDNREAAIRVPSSPTGSGSLHFELKTVDATANPYLAAGCVVAAGLDGIRRRLKPPSPVQVDPGSLSDAERAQRKIDALPSNLGEAIQCLAENKVLTEALGPGLAQAFLAVRQAEWHAMKDYQLDDEVRLLLERY, encoded by the coding sequence ATGGAAAGCGATTTCCTCAATAGTCTGGACGACGACATTCGCTTCGTCCGCGTTCTTTGGACCGACAACGCCAATATCATTCGCGGCAAAGCGATCCATCGGCGTGCTCTGGATCACTACCTCGACAACGGCATCGGCATCACGGCTGCCTCGCAGGCCATGCCGGCGATGTACGACGCTGTTATCCCCGAGACTGGCCTGGGGCCGATCGGCGAGATTCGGCTTATCCCTGACTTCGAAACGCTGACACCTCTTCCTTACGCGCCGGGTCATGCTCGCGTGATGGGAGATATGGTGCTCGATGGCGAGCCATGGCCTTTGTGTCCGCGCGGCTTCCTGAGGCGGATTGCCGACGATGCCGCACTATACGGTTTCGAGGTCATGGCTGGTTTCGAGAACGAATTCTTCCTGCTGCAAACAACGCCTGACGGACGTATCGCGCCGGCCGACGACACCGTCTTCGCGACCACGCTTTCGATGGACCTGGCACGCCCTGTCATCGATGACATCGTCGAAGCGCTGATCGATCAGAGCGTCCCCATCGAGTTGTACTATCCCGAGTCAGGCCCCGGTCAGCACGAACTTTCCGCGGCCTGCACGACGCTCACGCAAGCAGCCGATTGGCAAGTTGTCTTCCGCGAAACGGTTCACGCGGTCGCCGCTCGGCATGGTCTCAAAGCCAGCTTCCTGCCGAAGGTCTACGCCGACAAAGCTGGCTGCGGTTGCCATCTGCACCTGAGTCTGTGGAAGGATGGTGAGAACATCTTCCCCGATCCAAGCGGTCCTGGCGAACTATCGGAAACAGCTCTCTCGTTTCTGGCAGGCGTGCTCGAACACCTGCCGGCCCTGGCCGCGGTTGTCGCTCCGAGCCCAAATTCGTATCGCCGATTGCAGCCTCATTACTGGAGCGGGGCGTATCGCTGTTGGGGACTCGATAACCGCGAGGCCGCCATCCGCGTTCCGAGCAGTCCCACGGGTAGCGGATCACTTCACTTCGAACTGAAAACTGTCGACGCTACAGCCAACCCGTACCTGGCTGCCGGTTGCGTCGTTGCCGCAGGGCTCGATGGGATCCGGCGAAGATTGAAACCACCATCGCCGGTGCAGGTCGATCCTGGCTCCCTATCCGACGCCGAGAGGGCCCAACGCAAGATCGATGCGTTGCCGTCAAATCTCGGCGAGGCGATTCAGTGTCTGGCGGAAAACAAAGTGCTGACCGAAGCACTTGGTCCCGGCCTGGCCCAGGCATTCCTCGCCGTGCGCCAGGCCGAGTGGCACGCCATGAAGGACTACCAACTCGACGACGAAGTCCGCCTGCTATTGGAGCGATACTGA